The stretch of DNA CAGAACGTGACCGATTGTTGGCCGCCATCCCCCCCCAGGCAATGAAAGTAGTGCTGGACGAACGGGGTAAAGGCATGCCAACACCGCAATTAGCGAGCGCAATGACTGAATGGATGCGTTCAGGGCGTGATGTGGCATTTGTTATTGGCGGTGCAGATGGATTACACGAAGATATGCGGCGCAGCGGCGATTTACTGATGTCTCTGTCAGCGATGGTGCTGCCCCATGGGCTTGTGCGTGTGATTTTGGCGGAGCAGTTGTATCGGGCGATCTCGATCATTCAGAATCATCCGTATCATCGAGAATAATAATGAGAAAAAAGCGTGATCAATAATCTGAGTATTTACCTGGCCTCTGCCAGTCCGCGCCGCAGAGAGTTGCTGCAGCAGATCCATGTAAAATACGAAGTATTGCTTCTCAGAACAGAGCATGGCCGTAATGGCGTAGATGAAACCCCAGAGAAAGGGGAATCGCCGGAAACCTATGTCCAGCGCATTGCACAGAATAAGGCAGAGGCAGGCTGGAAGGCTGTACTAGGACGACATTTGCCAAAGCGGGTGGTGCTGGCGGCGGATACGATGGTTAGCCTCGAAGGAGAGATTTTAGGTAAACCGGATAGCCGCGAGCATGCAGAATCGATGTTGAAAAAGCTTTCGGGTAAAACTCATCAAGTGCTGACTTGCGTAGCGGTGGCTTTTGATGAGAAAGTGGAAATGTTGCTTTCAACCTCAACCGTTACTTTTGCAGTGTTAAGTGAGTCTGAAATAAAACATTACATCATGACAGGGGAGCCACTGGATAAAGCGGGTGGATACGCCATACAGGGGATTGCGGCAGCGTTTATTACACGCATTGAAGGCAGTTATTCTGGTGTAATGGGGCTTCCGCTTTATGAAACTGTACAATTATTAAAAAAATATGAGGGCAATGTGTTGTCTTAGATACGGCAAGGTATCTTTCAATTAGATAGATCAAAATAATCCAGACACACGACAGCCCGTTCAATTAGCGAATCCAGGAATATGAGCGACGAAATCTTAATTAACGTTACCCCACAGGAAACACGTGTTGCTGTAATGCAATTTGGCGTAGTGCAAGAGCTCCATATTGAACGCAGCTCTGCACGTGGGCTAGTGGGTAACATTTATCAGGGCCGGGTTTGCCGGGTATTGCCCGGTATGCAATCGGCTTTTATAGAGATAGGGCTGGAGCGCGCTGCATTTCTGCATGTGGCAGATATCTGGGCACAGAGAACGGATGAAGAACAAAAGCCGATTGAAAAGCTATTGTTTGAAGGTCAGTCTCTGTTGGTACAGGTAATCAAGGACCCGATTGGCACCAAAGGTGCCCGCTTATCTACCCAAATCAGTTTTGCCGGGCGGTTTCTGGTGTATTTGCCCCAGGAAACGCACATCGGTATTTCTCAGCGAATAGAAGATGAAGCTGAACGCGTTATCTTGCGCGAGAAATTGCAGCAGTTGATGCCACCGGAGGAACATGGTGGATTTATCATCAGGACCATGGCAGAAACGGCAGAAAATAATGAACTGCTGGCTGATATAGAGTACTTGCGAAAGTTATGGAATGATATTGCAGAAAAGTCGAAAACTGCCCCGCAAAAAACCTTGTTGTATCAGGATCTCAATCTGGCATTGCGAGTATTGCGCGACTTTGTGAATGAGCAAACGGATCGGCTTTTGGTTGATTCACGTGAAACCTATCTGAAAATGCAGTCTTTCGCCCAGGCCTATACCAGTAACGTATTACCCAAGCTGGAGCATTATTCCGGTGAAAGGCCTTTGTTTGATTTATACGTCATCGAAGATGAGATTGAAAAAGCGCTCTCGCGCAAGGTAGAACTGAAATCCGGTGGCTATTTGATTATTGATCAAACCGAAGCGCTAACAACGATTGATGTAAATACCGGGGGCTTTGTCGGAGTACGCAGTTTTGATGATACAATTTTCAAAACCAATCTGGAAGCCTCTCAGGTGATTGCGCGCCAACTACGATTGCGAAATCTGGGCGGTATCATTATCGTGGATTTTATTGATATGGATAATGAAGAGCACCGCGAAGCTGTATTGGCGGAGTTCAAAAAAGGGCTGTCACGTGACCGAACCCGCATGACTATCAACGGCTTTACTGCACTAGGACTGGTAGAAATGACGCGCAAACGAACGCGCGAAAGTCTTGCCCATATTCTGTGTGAACCCTGCCCTACTTGCCAGGGACGCGGCGAAGTGAAAACTGCAAAGACCGTCTGTTATCAAATTCTGCGGGATATCGTGCGTGAGGCTCGTCAATTTAATGCGCGGGAATACCGGATATTGGCATCTCAAAATGTGATAGATATGTTCCTGGAGGAAGAGTCACAAAGTCTGGCGCAGTTGGGTGATTTCATCGCCAAACCCATTTCCCTGCAGGTTGAAAGCCAATATACCCAGGAACAATATGATGTGGTATTAATGTAGCAGGGCCGTATTGTGCTCAATTGCCTTGTCGGGGGTTTCCCCTTGCGGGTTTGAAAACTGTTTCATGATGCCATCAAGAAAAGCGACATGTTCTTCCAAATGCCTGATAGTACTTTGCTGGT from Sulfurirhabdus autotrophica encodes:
- the rlmH gene encoding 23S rRNA (pseudouridine(1915)-N(3))-methyltransferase RlmH, producing MKLWIFAVGNKMPGWVVAGFEEYTKRMPREARIELVEIKPEKRGSGKSTQQIMEAERDRLLAAIPPQAMKVVLDERGKGMPTPQLASAMTEWMRSGRDVAFVIGGADGLHEDMRRSGDLLMSLSAMVLPHGLVRVILAEQLYRAISIIQNHPYHRE
- a CDS encoding Maf family protein, encoding MINNLSIYLASASPRRRELLQQIHVKYEVLLLRTEHGRNGVDETPEKGESPETYVQRIAQNKAEAGWKAVLGRHLPKRVVLAADTMVSLEGEILGKPDSREHAESMLKKLSGKTHQVLTCVAVAFDEKVEMLLSTSTVTFAVLSESEIKHYIMTGEPLDKAGGYAIQGIAAAFITRIEGSYSGVMGLPLYETVQLLKKYEGNVLS
- the rng gene encoding ribonuclease G yields the protein MSDEILINVTPQETRVAVMQFGVVQELHIERSSARGLVGNIYQGRVCRVLPGMQSAFIEIGLERAAFLHVADIWAQRTDEEQKPIEKLLFEGQSLLVQVIKDPIGTKGARLSTQISFAGRFLVYLPQETHIGISQRIEDEAERVILREKLQQLMPPEEHGGFIIRTMAETAENNELLADIEYLRKLWNDIAEKSKTAPQKTLLYQDLNLALRVLRDFVNEQTDRLLVDSRETYLKMQSFAQAYTSNVLPKLEHYSGERPLFDLYVIEDEIEKALSRKVELKSGGYLIIDQTEALTTIDVNTGGFVGVRSFDDTIFKTNLEASQVIARQLRLRNLGGIIIVDFIDMDNEEHREAVLAEFKKGLSRDRTRMTINGFTALGLVEMTRKRTRESLAHILCEPCPTCQGRGEVKTAKTVCYQILRDIVREARQFNAREYRILASQNVIDMFLEEESQSLAQLGDFIAKPISLQVESQYTQEQYDVVLM